The Alteromonas mediterranea DE genome contains the following window.
GTTGGCCTTGGTGCCATGGGTTACTCGCTCGCGCTAACTGCAGCAATCAATTTAACGAAATCGCAAAAATAACGCAGAGACAGAACATGGATATTAGAAAGATTAAAAAACTCATCGAGCTAGTTGAAGAATCTGGCATTGCCGAGCTAGAGATCACAGAAGGCGAAGAGTCTGTACGCATCCACCGTGGTCCTACTGGTGTTCAGGCACCTATGAATTACAGCTTTGCTGCCCCTGCTGCACCACAAATGGCGCCAGCTGCGGCTGCAACTACCGCGTCAGAAGCGCCCGCTGCCGAGCCTGCTCAGCCAGATGGTCACGTAGTTAAGTCTCCAATGGTAGGTACATTCTACCGTGCGTCTTCTCCTACGGCTAAACCGTTCGCAGAAGTAGGCCAGCAAGTAAAAGTTGGCGATACGCTGTGTATCGTTGAAGCAATGAAGATGATGAACCAAATTGAAGCAGATAAAGCAGGTGTGGTTAAGGCAATCTTGGTTGAAAACCAAGACCCTGTAGAATTCGACCAACCTATGTTCATCATTGAATAAGCGAGTGCTTAACTATGCTAGATAAAGTACTTATAGCTAACCGTGGCGAGATTGCCCTACGTATTTTGAGAGCCTGTAAAGAACTAGGCATCAAAACCGTAGCCGTGCACTCTACGGCGGATAAAAACTTGAAGCACGTGTTGCTAGCTGATGAATCAATTTGTATTGGTAAAGCATCGGCAACCGAAAGCTACCTTAATATTCCTCGCATTATTGCGGCGGCCGAGGTCACAAATTCAATCGCTATTCACCCTGGTTACGGTTTCCTAGCGGAAAACGCAGACTTCGCTGAAGCGGTGGAAAAGAGCGGCTTTATTTTCATTGGCCCTAAAGCTGAAACTATTAACCTTATGGGCGACAAGGTTTCTGCTATCAACGCCATGAAAAAAGCTGGCGTACCTTGTGTACCTGGCTCAGACGGCCCGCTAACAGACGACGCCGAGCGCAACAGAGCCATTGCAAAGCGCATTGGTTACCCAATCATCGTTAAAGCCGCTGGCGGCGGCGGTGGTCGTGGTATGCGCGTAGTTCGCAGCGAAAGTGAACTTGTAAAGGCCATTGAGACCACGCAAGCGGAAGCTGGCGCAGCCTTTGGTAACGCAACGGTTTACATGGAAAAGTTCCTTGAAAACCCGCGTCACGTAGAAATTCAGGTACTAGCCGATGGACAAGGTAACGCCATTCACCTAGGTGAGCGTGACTGTTCAATGCAGCGTCGTCACCAGAAAGTGGTTGAAGAAGCACCGGCACCGGGTATTTCTGAGCAAATGCGTGCAAAAATAGGCGATCGCTGCCGTCGAGCCTGTATCGAAATTGGTTATCGCGGCGCAGGTACTTTCGAGTTCCTATACGAAAACGGCGAGTTTTATTTCATTGAAATGAATACCCGTATTCAGGTAGAACACCCAGTATCTGAAATGATCACTGGCGTTGACCTTATTAAAGAGCAGCTTCGCATTGCCGCAGGTCAGCCACTGTCAATTGATCAGTCGCAAATTCAAATTCGTGGCCACGCTATTGAATGTCGAATTAACGCAGAAGACCCACAAACCTTTATTCCTAGCCCTGGTCCTATCGATATGTTCCATGCGCCGGGTGGTTTAGGTATTCGCTGGGAGTCGCATATTTACGCGGGCTATCACGTACCGCCTTACTACGATTCAATGATTGGTAAGCTTATCACTTATGGTGAAAGCCGCGACGAAGCGATTGCTCGTATGCGCCACGCCCTTGAAGAGATTGTGGTTGAAGGTATTAAAACGAATATCCCGCTTCAGCGCGCCATTATGGCCGATGAAAACTTCTTCGCAGGTGGAACCAACATCCACTACCTAGAGAAGAAGTTAGGCTTAGCCTAATCCCCCTTTGGGCTACACGGTGTTTTTTGTGTAGCCCAATTTTCTCCCTTTCATACCCCTATTCGCTATTCGCTATTCGCTATTCGCTATTCGCTATTCGCTATTCGCTATTCGCTATTCGCTATTCGCTATTCGCTATTCGCTATTCGCTATTCGCTATTCGCTATTCGCTATTCGCTATTCGCTATTCGCTATTCGCTATTCGCTATTCGCTATTCGCTATTCGCTATTCGCTATTCGCTATTCGCTATTCGCTATTCGCTATTCGCTATTCAGCGTGTTCTATTTTTCCGATTAGCACAATCAAATTTTAACGATTTTACTATTTAATATACCGCTTTATACTGCATACAAGTTTTAAGACATCTCCCTAAGTTCAATCTTTTTGTGTGTTTACCCTTATTGGAGTCCCACTCCACTTGTGCCGGCATCCCTGCCGGCTTTTTTTTGCAATTTTTGCGTTAAACGACGTTGCGTATGCACTAATTAATTAGATTTAATGTATAAACCAATTAATTACGTTGTTTAGGGCTAGGCAGATGCGACCCCCTTTCTTATTTGTTTTACTGCTCATCACTATTACTGGTACCAAAGCGTTTGGAGAACAAATAGCGCCCACCTTCTCACAGAAACTCGATATTCAGGTACGCTACGACAATCGCTCCAACCGCCCTAGCCGCGAACAATATCGACTGCGCTATTACCCGTCTATTGCGCTAAACGCTTCATGGTCTATCAATAGCTTTATCGTTACAGGTGAAGATTTTTCTTCTAGCCACAATACTTTTGGCAAAGAAAGTACGGGTTACTTTTACGCAAGGCGCCTTTACTTAAGGCACGAAACCCATTCTGGAAAAACCGAGCTAGGTGTTATTCCTACTTACAAAGGCAGGGTTTCTTCTACCGGCCTATCAAAAGACGGCTGGATAACTGGAGTTCGCCATGTAAAGCAGTTGAAAAACGACTCGGCCATAGAAGTGGTGTTGGGCCAATTAGCTAATGCACAAGCCAATGAGGCATTAAGTGTAGGCGGGGAAGATCAATACTTTGAAGTGGAATACTCGGCGAATATGGGGCAGCGCCATAGCTATGAAGCCAGTTTCGAACGCATGCTAGACGGCACGTTTGTTAGAGGAGAGTATCGCTTTCGTATCAACCAACAAGACACTGCATTTATAGAGTGGGTACAGCGCACCGATAAAGGTGCTGCAAAAATTGTGGTAGGCAAAAGTGGCGTGTTTAGCACGAACGTTCTCGATACAGCCTACCCCATTGAATACTTCGCCTATTACTCGTATATCAATAGAAATTTCGGGGCCCGAGCGGAACTTATCGAAGACTTTCTTGGTACCGGCCATGGCGGCTCACTTGAATTCAGCGGCTTAATTTTACAAAAGCATGAAGTAGAGTGGTTTGTAAGGGCCGATGTCGTAGATAGCATAAGCCGCTTACTTGCGGGCGTTAAAGTGGCGTTTTAAGCGCAATTTTCAACAAATAAAAAAGGCCCATCAAACGATGGGCCAAACAGCAAGAACGCGTACACACTTTAACAGTGCATAATAGATTACGGGTGGTCACTTCAAGGGGTTCAAACGTAGTGGATTACGTATTTTTAATGTCCCTGGCTTTATTCGCCATGCGGCTTTTATTACAATCAAAGTGTAGGGCTGATATTTTCAGCGCGTAGATAGTGATTTACCCAAAAAAGGTGTTTTTATGCCTAGCCGATACGCCCAATTTAAAGAAAAGCTTCCCATTTCCCTTCTTTCAGATGAAACTCTGCTCGCTTTTAGGGTGCTCTTAGATGAGCCTTTGGATATTGTTGACTTTGCCCAAGATATTGCAGATCTAGCCCAATATCCCGAACGATTGAAAGACAGCTATCGAAAAGAGTGGGAAGCCTACGTCATTAAAGCATTGGCTTTCGAGATAAGGCAGCACGACGATCTTTCACCGGCCGAGTTTATCGATTTGATGATGGAGAAAGTCGAAGACGTTCAGCAAAATAACGACACCTACCACAATTTATTGCGTCAGGTTCATCATGCTAAAGGTATTTTGCAGTCAGAAAATACCATCGTATTTCCGACGCCACTGCGCCAACAGCTTACTGCCTTTCTGCTGCCAATCACCACAATCCCGACGCCTAAAAAGTAATTTTAATAAAGGCATGCCCGAATATTACGCTGCGAAAATAAGTAAGCATTGCGGCGGCGCTATTTGCGCGCTACTTATTTGCACTTTTATATTTATACTGTGAAGGGCAATAACCTCTGTCTACGCCTTCAGGACGCAAGCTTGCGTGTTTGGTTTTTCTGCCAGATACACGCTCTCGCCAATTCTTAAACGTTTTTTGCTTAAGATTTTTGCGCATGAGCTTGATCACCTCTTTTTCGGGTAGCCCGAACAGGCGCTCGATTGCTTCAAACGGCGTGCGATCTTCCCACGCCATTTCAATAATGCGTGATTCTTGTTCTTCTGATAATGCCATCTCTAACGTCTCAACATACATGCTTAACCCCAATAAATACTATATTAAAGGTCATTTCGTTCAGTTATGGCCCGTGAAAAGCGCCTGCGATAAAGCTAAACATTATCACCAACACTGAAGCCTTCATCATCTTTCTCAAATGCTAGCTTAAGAAGCTCTGCAGCCGCTTTAGCGTCGCTTAGCGCGCGGTGATGTTGCTCCATGTCGATATGAAAATGCTTAGTCAGGTTTGCCAATGAATAAGAAGATAACCCCGGGTGGGTGCGGCGCATCTCCCGCACAGTACACATTTTAGGCCGCCTGAACGACTGCTCTAATCTCGCAAATTCCTGTTTAATAAACCCATAGTCAAAATTTACGTTATGCGCGACAAACACAGCATCTTCGGTAAAGCTGGCGATATGATCGGCTACTTCTGCGAAAAGCGGTGCATCGGCAACCATATCGTCAGAGATACCCGTAAGACGCGTGATACTACTTGGTATTCGTCGCTGTGGGTTGAGTAAGGTTTGAAACCTATCTACCTCTTTTCCCCCAACTAGCTTAACCATGCCTATTTCAGTAATACGGTTATAGCTGTTATTCCCGCCCGTAGTTTCAATGTCTACCACAACATAGGGCTGCGCTGGGTCGCGAACCCAATTTACCGTGGTAACAGCCACGTCGAATCCGGCTTGCTGTAGACGCTGAATAGAAACCAATTGGTTCCGGCGCAGTTGATCGCCCGGCGCCTTTATTTCTTCAAAGCGAAGCGAATCATCCAATACCATAATATCGGGAAAACCGTCTCGCAGGCTTTCAAAGTCTTTGCTCATCATGCGAAGTAATGCGTATATCGCACTCAGCGAACCGTGCTCTATAAGCGCCTCAATAGGAGTCAGCAAATGGCTCGACCACATAAATAAGCTGTTTACTTTACCGTAGTGTTGGGTCGCCATTTTATGTATGTGAAAGCGCAGCTTTTCTTTGCTATCAAGCGCATCGAGTAAAGTCTCGATGCTATCTTCAAACTTTGCATAAAAATTATTTTGCTTCAGCGACAGCGGCCTTCTATCAAATTCCGTGACCAGAGTATCTTCTTCATAAAGCTGCTTCCAAAAAGTGAGGCCAAACAAACTGCGCCATAAACGGTTCTCTGTTCGCCACCCTTGAACTCCCTGTCTGGCATAATGCGCCAGCACTCCCCGCTCTACCTGCTGATTTTGACTAACATCTATGGCTAAGGTTCTACTTGCGTTTCTCAGCATGTCGGTAACGGTGCTGGTGCGCTTTTTATGATATTTGCGGGCATAAAAGTCTTCCGCAAAAGCCAGCAAGGTATCTGACTGGGGATTATCTATGATGTGCTCTAAAGCGCGTCGAACTTCACCGTCGTTACCGTCTTTATAGCTTTCTCTTAGCCACTTTTCTTTTGCTTTATCGCTTTGCGCTAATGCCAGTATGTTAAGCCCCTTATCGCGGTTAACCTCAAGTACTTTAAGCCCTAGTGCGTAAAGTAGCTGGTCGCGATAAAAACTGGCTGACACCCCTTCTGTTTCTGGGAATTCGCTATCTGCAAGCGATAACAATGTCTCATGGTTATAGAAGGCAAGCTGGCTTGAATGATTGGCATAAAACCACGCGGCCAGTGCATCGTCTTTACTTTCAAAGCGCGCGGTGTCGGTAACAGAATCAGAGCGTGTTCTCATTACCCCAAGGTCGCGCATAGAAAACTGATTTAAACGGCTTTTTGTGTTACCAAAATAAATAAACAATAAGAAGCGCAGGGCACTATCGAATAAACACACTAAGTAGCTTTCAAGTGAAAAACTTTCTGGCCATCCTCGGGCAGTAATTTGCTCACTCAGTAAGTTGACGAGTTTAGGTTTTCTCTGAGAAGCAAGACCTTGAATGCTGCCGTATTCTGACAAAAGCGCGAGCAGGGCATCTTTTGTCAAAACCCCAGCAATGTCATTAAGCGTAGCGTGAGTTAAATCGCCAAACCAGCCGTCCTTAATTAAACAGTCAATTTGATGTTGAGGGGCAACAATTTCACCATAATTGAACTGCATTCTATCTATCACTGCATATTTGCGATTAGCCGCGCGAACCACAATACACTGCTTGTCCTCATCAAGGGCTTTGAAACGCTGGATAAAGCGCACAGCTTCACTGCTTAATAACGACTGGCTCGCCCCTTCAAAGAACGCGAGAAATTCATGAAAATGTGTCAGGTAATAACGGGGCGGTAAATCTTTTCGCATGGTGCATCTTTGGCTATGAAATCGGCAATAGTGTATATTTATACAGCCCAATTAATCAAATTAAATACGCCTATTTTAGTTATTGATTCCCTGTTTAAACTCGCACTCGCTGTTTCGATACCCATTGAAAAAAAGCCGCAAGCTGCGAATCGTCTAATAGATGCTGTAAACTATTGTAGTGTTTGGCCAGCGCCATTTCATCGTAGAATCGGTGGACACCGCTATGACATTGCCGGCAAATATATATGCCGGATTGAAGCTCTGCTTTAGTGTAATGCTTTTTGAAATAGTTACGCCGATGCATTTTTTTGGGGATGAGGTGATGAAACGTTAAACGGGTCTGTCTTTTACAGCACGGGCATACGCCTATCTTATTCACCACAATTCACCTTTAATAAAATCTACTTCCGTCTGCATCTAGCTTGCGTATGCCTAATCTCGCTCTCGTTTAGGCGCGCCTATCGCTTACACTTCTATGCCAGTGAGTAAATCCAGTCTTCTTTGCATTACGTAATAACACCAAATAATGATTACGAAGGCGAACTATTATGAGCTTAACCCGTTCTATGGGCTTCTCTTGCCCCTACTGTATGGCACCAAACGATGTGGAAATAGATGAAGTTAACGACGTAGGTCAAGTACAGGTTCTTGATTGTCAGGTATGCTGCCAACCCATAGAGTTAACCGCATACCAAGACGCCGACGATATACACATTGAGGCAGAACGAGAGAATGACTAAGCAGTTTACTCGCAGTGATATAGATGCACTAGCGCAGCGCTATCGGGCCAACCTAATTAACAGCCTATCAGGCTTTAAGTCAGCTACCTTAGTTGGGACGAGTGACGGACAAACCAATAACCTGGCTATTGTCAGCTCTGTTGTTCACGTAGGCGCAAACCCTCCTCTTCTTGGCATGATCATGCGACCTCACACAGTAACGCGCGATACACTTAGCAATATTAAGCAACAAGGTTTCTACACACTCAATCATGTCTCAACTGATTGGGTAGACAAAGCGCACCAAACCTCTGCACGCTACGCGCCAGAAGACAGTGAATTTGATGCCGTAGGCTTAACGCCTGTGTTTAGCGAAACGTTCAGCGCCCCTTATGTCAAAGAGAGTGAGATAAAAATGGGGCTTAAGGTAGCGCAACACTTTACCTTACTAAATGAAACCGAAATGGTCATTGGTGAGATTCAAGAACTTTTTTTACCTGAAGCAATTATTGATACCGAAGGTTACGCCGATATCGAACAAGCGAAAACAGCGTGCATCTCCGGGCTAGACAGCTATCACGGTACCTCGCGTATCGCACAGTTTGCCTACGCTAAGCCGGGTGTAGATTTATCGCAAAAATGAACCTTTTAGCGCAACTTCGGTCTTATTTGCATCAATAAGAGTTGCTACTGCCATATCGAACTCTGAAGTTTATTTAATCTAGATCAAAGGAAAATACGACTTTTCGTTCGATCTTTTTTCAAAAAGAGATAGTATTTAGATATGTAATAAAACCTGCCTCTTTGGGCAGGTTTTTGCGTTTAAAGCGCCGAATAAAAAAGAATCATTATCGTTTCTATCTCTTAAGGAGAATGTTATGAAATCTGTAAACCGCCGAGATTTCTTGAAGTTATCAGGCTCTACAGTTATAGGTCTGACGCTAGGTGGTGTAGCGTTGCGCGCACAAGCTCAAGAACAGCTAAGTGCCGACGACCCAACAGCGAAAGCATTAAACTACACACCGTCGTCTACCGTTGAAGGTTCAAAGTGCGCTAACTGCATGTACGTGCAGGGAGCTGATGGTGAACAATACCGTCCTTGTAACATTTTCCCTAATAAGCTGGTAAATGCGGATGGCTGGTGTAGTGCTTGGGTTAAAAAGCCGGGCTAAGATAGCGGCCACGCTGATAGACGATTGAAAGCCCTCGATATTATCGAGGGCTTTTTTATTGCTTGAAGGATGTATTCACTCCCTTGCGGCAAATGCTTAACGAGGGTCGCTAAGGCCTGCTTCTATACCTTTTAAACGCGGGTTATCAAAGCGCGTGGGTAATAAACCGGGCTTGATAAAAAAGCCGTGTTTTGCTTCAAAAATGCTGCCTATTTCTAGCACTTTCTTATCTTGCCATTTGCCGCCTATGAAACTAATGCCTACCGGAAGATCTTTTACTTGCCCAGCAGGCACAGTTAAATGCGGATAACCGGCAATAGCGGCCAAATACCCAATCCCGATGAAGCCCACTGGTGAGTGGTCGCCATACACGCCATCAATTAAAAATGAAGGGCTATTCGATGGCGCAACCAATACGTCAACATTGTGCTTCGACAATAAGGCGTCTATACCGTTTTCCCCAGCGGTATCTCGGATAAGGCGCAGTGCATGTTTGTATTCGTCACTGTCGATAGCAGAAGAGGCTAAGGACTTCTCAAAGATATCTTGGTCAAATAACGCTAACTCTCTGGGTGTAGCCTGGTTGAACTCG
Protein-coding sequences here:
- the accB gene encoding acetyl-CoA carboxylase biotin carboxyl carrier protein — its product is MDIRKIKKLIELVEESGIAELEITEGEESVRIHRGPTGVQAPMNYSFAAPAAPQMAPAAAATTASEAPAAEPAQPDGHVVKSPMVGTFYRASSPTAKPFAEVGQQVKVGDTLCIVEAMKMMNQIEADKAGVVKAILVENQDPVEFDQPMFIIE
- the accC gene encoding acetyl-CoA carboxylase biotin carboxylase subunit, which produces MLDKVLIANRGEIALRILRACKELGIKTVAVHSTADKNLKHVLLADESICIGKASATESYLNIPRIIAAAEVTNSIAIHPGYGFLAENADFAEAVEKSGFIFIGPKAETINLMGDKVSAINAMKKAGVPCVPGSDGPLTDDAERNRAIAKRIGYPIIVKAAGGGGGRGMRVVRSESELVKAIETTQAEAGAAFGNATVYMEKFLENPRHVEIQVLADGQGNAIHLGERDCSMQRRHQKVVEEAPAPGISEQMRAKIGDRCRRACIEIGYRGAGTFEFLYENGEFYFIEMNTRIQVEHPVSEMITGVDLIKEQLRIAAGQPLSIDQSQIQIRGHAIECRINAEDPQTFIPSPGPIDMFHAPGGLGIRWESHIYAGYHVPPYYDSMIGKLITYGESRDEAIARMRHALEEIVVEGIKTNIPLQRAIMADENFFAGGTNIHYLEKKLGLA
- a CDS encoding TIGR03643 family protein produces the protein MALSEEQESRIIEMAWEDRTPFEAIERLFGLPEKEVIKLMRKNLKQKTFKNWRERVSGRKTKHASLRPEGVDRGYCPSQYKYKSANK
- a CDS encoding exonuclease domain-containing protein codes for the protein MRKDLPPRYYLTHFHEFLAFFEGASQSLLSSEAVRFIQRFKALDEDKQCIVVRAANRKYAVIDRMQFNYGEIVAPQHQIDCLIKDGWFGDLTHATLNDIAGVLTKDALLALLSEYGSIQGLASQRKPKLVNLLSEQITARGWPESFSLESYLVCLFDSALRFLLFIYFGNTKSRLNQFSMRDLGVMRTRSDSVTDTARFESKDDALAAWFYANHSSQLAFYNHETLLSLADSEFPETEGVSASFYRDQLLYALGLKVLEVNRDKGLNILALAQSDKAKEKWLRESYKDGNDGEVRRALEHIIDNPQSDTLLAFAEDFYARKYHKKRTSTVTDMLRNASRTLAIDVSQNQQVERGVLAHYARQGVQGWRTENRLWRSLFGLTFWKQLYEEDTLVTEFDRRPLSLKQNNFYAKFEDSIETLLDALDSKEKLRFHIHKMATQHYGKVNSLFMWSSHLLTPIEALIEHGSLSAIYALLRMMSKDFESLRDGFPDIMVLDDSLRFEEIKAPGDQLRRNQLVSIQRLQQAGFDVAVTTVNWVRDPAQPYVVVDIETTGGNNSYNRITEIGMVKLVGGKEVDRFQTLLNPQRRIPSSITRLTGISDDMVADAPLFAEVADHIASFTEDAVFVAHNVNFDYGFIKQEFARLEQSFRRPKMCTVREMRRTHPGLSSYSLANLTKHFHIDMEQHHRALSDAKAAAELLKLAFEKDDEGFSVGDNV
- a CDS encoding CPXCG motif-containing cysteine-rich protein, producing the protein MSLTRSMGFSCPYCMAPNDVEIDEVNDVGQVQVLDCQVCCQPIELTAYQDADDIHIEAEREND
- a CDS encoding flavin reductase family protein, giving the protein MTKQFTRSDIDALAQRYRANLINSLSGFKSATLVGTSDGQTNNLAIVSSVVHVGANPPLLGMIMRPHTVTRDTLSNIKQQGFYTLNHVSTDWVDKAHQTSARYAPEDSEFDAVGLTPVFSETFSAPYVKESEIKMGLKVAQHFTLLNETEMVIGEIQELFLPEAIIDTEGYADIEQAKTACISGLDSYHGTSRIAQFAYAKPGVDLSQK
- a CDS encoding high-potential iron-sulfur protein, with protein sequence MKSVNRRDFLKLSGSTVIGLTLGGVALRAQAQEQLSADDPTAKALNYTPSSTVEGSKCANCMYVQGADGEQYRPCNIFPNKLVNADGWCSAWVKKPG